The following coding sequences lie in one Salmo salar chromosome ssa13, Ssal_v3.1, whole genome shotgun sequence genomic window:
- the LOC106567765 gene encoding nuclear fragile X mental retardation-interacting protein 2 isoform X1: MEEQPKDRAQDRRYHHYGEERNHIQYKSSLKNDQIYFQYQETQTKKTGNGKINTSDVEGEKILSANYFFCIPRPTNSNGNRHLINTNVKQNSTRKVYTTLSKMDSKEGVDHKKKMDSDKDLDFANDYEGKLLDKESALLLNGVVNSAHITNGYSIKSPPDNDGSGSESGYTTPKKRKARRNSIKNTEHVTSEKERAMQQGNATQEPEASGLEPMEKAVNSRLVHKADAQTAVRQMVAPEVAIDELQRKNSDSKTAAVALGKKFEDRPKAKLSTSSKEDSWTLFKPPPVFPVDNSSAKIVPKISYASKVKENLNKAAQAGGEVHPPQVPGRLSQVPMSAMKTITSASVTNGSVSGDGNGYPSVGTFFTPAASSIPPAPSLPCGENVASFLDNDCSSSTNLTADLRKCTLFIYPLNPLNMQPVLPSARQVDTPAAQTNQKALGDIFQNQWGLSFINEPNVGPEGGSGPVAAMEGKATVVTFQGEPCPAVAAEPGLDASLSIPEPLRLTLAQDSEKRTSASACPPATMKGEDGAKAQLSGPDETKGEAKGLGALVLASGKDISDEPAQAPLTNLVLGPSKEQAHSKSLDRGSWGLFDLKAAVTYHTKEMEYVFNLQKQDPKRVVFYDKTKDGPDQ; this comes from the exons GCAATGGGAAAATAAACACCAGTGACGTGGAGGGGGAGAAGATACTGTCTGCAAATTATTTTTTTTGTATCCCTCGACCCACCAACAGCAATGGTAACAGACATTTGATAAACACTAATGTAAAACAGAACTCAACACGAAAGGTTTATACCACTCTTTCAAAAATGGACAGCAAAGAAGGTGTTGATCACAAGAAGAAGATGGACAGTGACAAGGACTTGGATTTCGCTAATGACTATGAGGGAAAGCTGTTGGACAAGGAGTCTGCATTGCTTCTGAATGGGGTGGTAAACTCTGCTCATATTACCAATGGTTACTCCATCAAGTCACCCCCTGACAACGATGGCAGTGGCTCAGAAAGTGGATATACTACTCCTAAGAAACGCAAGGCCAGACGTAACAGCATCAAGAACACAGAGCATGTGACAAGCGAAAAGGAGCGAGCCATGCAGCAGGGTAATGCTACACAGGAGCCAGAGGCTTCTGGACTTGAACCAATGGAGAAAGCGGTGAACTCGAGACTTGTTCATAAAGCAGATGCCCAGACAGCAGTCAGGCAGATGGTGGCCCCAGAAGTGGCTATAGATGAGTTGCAGAGGAAAAACTCAGACAGTAAAACTGCTGCAGTTGCCCTTGGTAAAAAGTTTGAGGATAGGCCCAAAGCCAAGCTCTCAACCTCTTCAAAAGAGGACTCTTGGACTTTATTCAAGCCCCCTCCAGTATTTCCTGTGGACAACAGTAGTGCTAAAATAGTGCCCAAGATCAGTTATGCAAGTAAAGTTAAGGAGAACCTCAACAAAGCAGCCCAAGCTGGAGGAGAGGTACATCCTCCTCAGGTGCCTGGTAGATTATCACAGGTCCCCATGTCTGCTATGAAAACCATCACCTCAGCTAGCGTTACTAATGGTTCTGTTTCTGGAGATGGAAATGGTTATCCCTCTGTCGGTACCTTCTTCACTCCTGCTGCTAGTAGTATTCCACCAGCCCCCTCTCTTCCATGCGGGGAGAATGTAGCATCCTTTTTGGACAATGACTGTAGTTCTTCAACCAACCTTACAGCAGATCTGAGAAAGTGTACTCTTTTCATTTACCCCCTAAACCCTTTAAATATGCAACCTGTGCTCCCGAGTGCTCGCCAAGTGGACACCCCGGCTGCTCAGACAAATCAGAAAGCCTTGGGGGACATCTTCCAGAATCAGTGGGGGCTGTCCTTCATCAATGAGCCAAATGTGGGGCCAGAAGGAGGAAGCGGGCCGGTGGCTGCTATGGAGGGAAAGGCTACGGTGGTCACATTTCAAGGGGAGCCATGCCCTGCTGTTGCAGCTGAGCCAGGCCTTGATGCTAGCCTATCAATCCCAGAGCCTTTGCGTCTCACTTTGGCTCAAGACTCAGAGAAAAGGACTAGTGCCTCAGCTTGCCCCCCTGCTACAATGAAGGGTGAGGATGGGGCAAAGGCTCAGCTGTCTGGACCGGATGAGACAAAGGGCGAGGCAAAGGGTCTAGGTGCACTTGTGTTGGCCTCTGGTAAAGACATTAGTGATGAGCCTGCACAGGCCCCCCTGACCAACCTGGTGTTGGGTCCGTCTAAAGAGCAGGCCCACTCTAAGAGCCTGGACAGAGGTAGCTGGGGGTTGTTTGATCTGAAAGCTGCTGTTACTTATCACACTAAAG AAATGGAATACGTTTTCAATTTGCAAAAACAAG ATCCAAAAAGAGTTGTCTTCTATGACAAGACCAAGGATGGACCTGATCAGTGA
- the LOC106567765 gene encoding nuclear fragile X mental retardation-interacting protein 2 isoform X2 has product MDSKEGVDHKKKMDSDKDLDFANDYEGKLLDKESALLLNGVVNSAHITNGYSIKSPPDNDGSGSESGYTTPKKRKARRNSIKNTEHVTSEKERAMQQGNATQEPEASGLEPMEKAVNSRLVHKADAQTAVRQMVAPEVAIDELQRKNSDSKTAAVALGKKFEDRPKAKLSTSSKEDSWTLFKPPPVFPVDNSSAKIVPKISYASKVKENLNKAAQAGGEVHPPQVPGRLSQVPMSAMKTITSASVTNGSVSGDGNGYPSVGTFFTPAASSIPPAPSLPCGENVASFLDNDCSSSTNLTADLRKCTLFIYPLNPLNMQPVLPSARQVDTPAAQTNQKALGDIFQNQWGLSFINEPNVGPEGGSGPVAAMEGKATVVTFQGEPCPAVAAEPGLDASLSIPEPLRLTLAQDSEKRTSASACPPATMKGEDGAKAQLSGPDETKGEAKGLGALVLASGKDISDEPAQAPLTNLVLGPSKEQAHSKSLDRGSWGLFDLKAAVTYHTKEMEYVFNLQKQDPKRVVFYDKTKDGPDQ; this is encoded by the exons ATGGACAGCAAAGAAGGTGTTGATCACAAGAAGAAGATGGACAGTGACAAGGACTTGGATTTCGCTAATGACTATGAGGGAAAGCTGTTGGACAAGGAGTCTGCATTGCTTCTGAATGGGGTGGTAAACTCTGCTCATATTACCAATGGTTACTCCATCAAGTCACCCCCTGACAACGATGGCAGTGGCTCAGAAAGTGGATATACTACTCCTAAGAAACGCAAGGCCAGACGTAACAGCATCAAGAACACAGAGCATGTGACAAGCGAAAAGGAGCGAGCCATGCAGCAGGGTAATGCTACACAGGAGCCAGAGGCTTCTGGACTTGAACCAATGGAGAAAGCGGTGAACTCGAGACTTGTTCATAAAGCAGATGCCCAGACAGCAGTCAGGCAGATGGTGGCCCCAGAAGTGGCTATAGATGAGTTGCAGAGGAAAAACTCAGACAGTAAAACTGCTGCAGTTGCCCTTGGTAAAAAGTTTGAGGATAGGCCCAAAGCCAAGCTCTCAACCTCTTCAAAAGAGGACTCTTGGACTTTATTCAAGCCCCCTCCAGTATTTCCTGTGGACAACAGTAGTGCTAAAATAGTGCCCAAGATCAGTTATGCAAGTAAAGTTAAGGAGAACCTCAACAAAGCAGCCCAAGCTGGAGGAGAGGTACATCCTCCTCAGGTGCCTGGTAGATTATCACAGGTCCCCATGTCTGCTATGAAAACCATCACCTCAGCTAGCGTTACTAATGGTTCTGTTTCTGGAGATGGAAATGGTTATCCCTCTGTCGGTACCTTCTTCACTCCTGCTGCTAGTAGTATTCCACCAGCCCCCTCTCTTCCATGCGGGGAGAATGTAGCATCCTTTTTGGACAATGACTGTAGTTCTTCAACCAACCTTACAGCAGATCTGAGAAAGTGTACTCTTTTCATTTACCCCCTAAACCCTTTAAATATGCAACCTGTGCTCCCGAGTGCTCGCCAAGTGGACACCCCGGCTGCTCAGACAAATCAGAAAGCCTTGGGGGACATCTTCCAGAATCAGTGGGGGCTGTCCTTCATCAATGAGCCAAATGTGGGGCCAGAAGGAGGAAGCGGGCCGGTGGCTGCTATGGAGGGAAAGGCTACGGTGGTCACATTTCAAGGGGAGCCATGCCCTGCTGTTGCAGCTGAGCCAGGCCTTGATGCTAGCCTATCAATCCCAGAGCCTTTGCGTCTCACTTTGGCTCAAGACTCAGAGAAAAGGACTAGTGCCTCAGCTTGCCCCCCTGCTACAATGAAGGGTGAGGATGGGGCAAAGGCTCAGCTGTCTGGACCGGATGAGACAAAGGGCGAGGCAAAGGGTCTAGGTGCACTTGTGTTGGCCTCTGGTAAAGACATTAGTGATGAGCCTGCACAGGCCCCCCTGACCAACCTGGTGTTGGGTCCGTCTAAAGAGCAGGCCCACTCTAAGAGCCTGGACAGAGGTAGCTGGGGGTTGTTTGATCTGAAAGCTGCTGTTACTTATCACACTAAAG AAATGGAATACGTTTTCAATTTGCAAAAACAAG ATCCAAAAAGAGTTGTCTTCTATGACAAGACCAAGGATGGACCTGATCAGTGA